One genomic window of Streptomyces sp. NBC_01276 includes the following:
- a CDS encoding cytochrome P450, protein MPAPTLEELAPAGVDVIADPYPAYAALREKGHVHRIHVPGTGDVWLVLGRDEVRAALTDPRLRNDIRHSSSWESDGGNAIGLNMLQVDAPQHTRLRSLVAREFTAGRIDALRPRVRQIADGLLDALPPAGTADLVAGYALPLPLTVICELLGVPSGDQHHFHAWSTELVAPSSPAAAAAAGGEMAAYFASLIAAKAGGPGADLMSALVRAAAEEDGLSPEELLGMAFLLLVAGHETTVNLISGGVLNLLRHPDQLAALRADASLLDGAVEEVLRYDGPVAAAAFRHAAEPVEIDGVHIPAGDSLMLSLASASRDPRYHADPDRFDIRRPARGHLAFGHGIHHCLGAPLARVEGRIALETLLRRMPDLALAGDPDSPERRSNAMLRGVASLPVRWSRRLDA, encoded by the coding sequence ATGCCCGCCCCGACGCTTGAGGAACTCGCTCCCGCCGGAGTCGACGTCATCGCCGACCCGTACCCGGCCTACGCCGCACTGCGCGAGAAGGGCCACGTCCACCGCATCCACGTGCCCGGGACCGGTGACGTGTGGCTCGTCCTCGGACGCGACGAGGTGCGGGCCGCGCTGACGGACCCCCGCCTGCGCAACGACATACGGCACTCCTCGTCATGGGAGAGCGACGGCGGCAACGCCATCGGTCTGAACATGCTGCAGGTCGACGCCCCCCAGCACACCCGCCTGCGGTCCCTGGTCGCACGCGAGTTCACCGCCGGCCGGATCGACGCGCTGCGGCCGCGCGTCCGGCAGATCGCCGACGGGCTCCTCGACGCCCTCCCCCCGGCCGGCACCGCCGATCTGGTCGCCGGATACGCCCTCCCGCTGCCGCTCACCGTCATCTGCGAGCTGCTCGGGGTTCCCTCCGGCGACCAGCACCACTTCCACGCCTGGTCCACCGAGCTCGTGGCGCCGTCCTCACCCGCCGCGGCCGCCGCGGCCGGCGGGGAGATGGCCGCGTACTTCGCCTCGCTGATCGCCGCCAAGGCGGGTGGCCCCGGGGCGGACCTGATGAGCGCCCTGGTCCGCGCCGCCGCCGAGGAGGACGGCCTCTCGCCCGAGGAACTGCTCGGGATGGCCTTCCTCCTGCTCGTCGCCGGACACGAGACCACCGTCAACCTGATCTCGGGCGGTGTCCTCAACCTGCTCCGCCACCCGGACCAGCTCGCCGCGCTGCGGGCCGACGCGAGCCTGCTCGACGGCGCCGTCGAGGAAGTGCTCCGCTACGACGGACCCGTCGCGGCGGCGGCCTTCCGGCACGCCGCCGAACCGGTGGAGATCGACGGGGTCCACATCCCCGCGGGCGACAGCCTCATGCTCTCCCTGGCCTCGGCCTCCCGCGACCCCCGGTACCACGCCGATCCCGACCGCTTCGACATCCGCCGCCCGGCCCGCGGGCACCTCGCGTTCGGCCACGGCATCCACCACTGCCTCGGCGCGCCCCTCGCCCGCGTCGAAGGCCGGATCGCCCTGGAGACGCTGCTGCGCAGGATGCCGGACCTCGCCCTGGCCGGGGACCCCGATTCCCCGGAGCGCCGCTCCAACGCCATGCTCCGGGGCGTCGCCTCGCTGCCGGTGCGCTGGTCGCGGCGGCTCGATGCGTGA
- a CDS encoding FAD-dependent oxidoreductase, producing the protein MERTTCCVVGGGPAGMVLALLLARAGVEVTVLEKHGDFLRDFRGDTVHPSTLSLLDDIGLAERFARLPQRRVTSVQLPIGPDRSLVTVGNIGALHGKYNYIAMVPQWDLLDLLADEAGREPSFRLRMDTEATSYLTERGRVTGVRYRTADGATGELRATLTVACDGRGSLARTLPELGLEDFPCPMDAWWFRLPRHEDDPSGLVGGLGDRFFTALIDRGDYWQCAALIPKGTDAERRAEGLERFMTRFTAAVPWLAGRSDAVTSWDEVKLLDVRLDRLRRWHRPGLLCIGDAAHAMSPVFGIGINLAVQDAVAAARHLVRPLREGAVGLQDVRRVQLRRWPTTVATQGLQRLAHTQVIEPLLAGRTAFGDPRRAKRMTELVTDSRWLNRIPAYFIGYGALRERPPKESLR; encoded by the coding sequence CCGGCCGGGATGGTGCTGGCGCTGCTGCTGGCGAGGGCCGGGGTGGAGGTGACGGTGCTGGAGAAGCACGGCGACTTCCTGCGCGACTTCCGCGGTGACACCGTGCACCCCTCCACCCTGTCGCTCCTCGACGACATCGGCCTCGCCGAACGGTTCGCCCGACTGCCCCAGCGCCGGGTGACCTCGGTGCAGCTCCCCATCGGGCCGGACCGGTCCCTCGTCACGGTCGGGAACATCGGCGCGCTCCACGGCAAGTACAACTACATCGCGATGGTGCCCCAGTGGGACCTGCTCGACCTGCTCGCCGACGAAGCGGGCCGGGAGCCCTCCTTCCGCCTGCGCATGGACACCGAGGCGACCTCCTACCTCACGGAGCGCGGGCGGGTCACGGGCGTGCGCTACCGCACCGCGGACGGCGCCACCGGTGAGCTCAGGGCCACCCTCACCGTGGCCTGCGACGGCCGGGGCTCCCTGGCCAGAACCCTGCCCGAACTCGGCCTCGAAGACTTCCCCTGCCCCATGGACGCCTGGTGGTTCCGGCTGCCGCGCCACGAGGACGATCCCAGCGGACTCGTGGGCGGCCTGGGCGACCGGTTCTTCACCGCGCTGATCGACCGCGGCGACTACTGGCAGTGCGCGGCCCTCATCCCCAAGGGCACCGACGCCGAGCGGCGCGCGGAGGGCCTGGAGCGGTTCATGACCCGGTTCACGGCCGCGGTCCCGTGGCTGGCCGGCCGGAGCGACGCCGTCACCTCCTGGGACGAGGTGAAACTCCTCGACGTACGGCTCGACCGCCTGCGCCGCTGGCACCGGCCGGGGCTGCTGTGCATCGGCGACGCCGCCCACGCGATGTCACCCGTCTTCGGCATCGGCATCAACCTCGCCGTGCAGGACGCGGTGGCCGCGGCCCGCCACCTCGTGCGTCCGTTGCGCGAGGGCGCCGTAGGGCTCCAGGACGTGCGCCGCGTCCAACTCCGTCGCTGGCCGACCACCGTGGCGACCCAAGGCCTCCAGCGCCTCGCCCACACCCAGGTCATCGAACCGCTGCTGGCGGGCCGCACAGCGTTCGGCGATCCCCGGCGGGCCAAACGGATGACGGAGCTCGTCACCGACTCGCGGTGGCTGAACCGCATCCCCGCCTACTTCATCGGATACGGAGCCCTGCGCGAGCGCCCCCCGAAGGAATCGCTCCGCTGA
- a CDS encoding alpha/beta hydrolase translates to MQTRCTQTRSADGPRRRVAWATALVLIAVTALLGSTPEGATAAPPAAVPVPVLSWGPCEGEAGDAPGDGFRCATARVPLDYRRPTGPTIPLAVTRRLAPDRTHRTGVLVLHPGGPGNSGVDFARDSYDALPASLREAFDVVGYDMRGVGRSGQVECWNDREYAAAVDAARGVPGPGALRGAVRQGLDFASACRQRSGDLVPFIGTGSNAGDIDLLRQALGEEALTFYGRSFGSYVGTVYAARFPRRVRAMVLDGAYDPRRYAEVPYAYDAAQFEALDAAVGRFLDWCARSATTCGFGEGNPRRAWDALERDLDAHPLVTASGRRATGYTLAYRLMFNINAGKEIWPHLGQALEAARTRRPSFLLNPPSPASFDFLNANLAVECADRVYPSGRPLLGALVGAHVATAPLLGPPIGLGPPTYDHNHAPTCAQWPARRPSRYEGSYRAAGSAPILVLGTTGDPDTPYRDAVALAGTLDNGHLLTFAAEGHTAYNRSECVSTLVTAYLATLALPARGTVCADETPPDALGRNRAGIEVDETRDRIPTPRLFDGRAADALR, encoded by the coding sequence ATGCAGACCCGGTGCACGCAGACCCGCTCGGCCGATGGCCCGCGCAGACGAGTGGCGTGGGCGACGGCCCTCGTCCTGATCGCGGTCACCGCACTCCTCGGGAGCACGCCCGAGGGTGCCACGGCGGCGCCCCCGGCCGCCGTCCCCGTCCCCGTCCTGTCCTGGGGCCCCTGCGAGGGGGAGGCCGGCGACGCCCCGGGCGATGGCTTCCGGTGCGCGACCGCCCGGGTGCCACTGGACTACCGCCGCCCCACCGGGCCCACGATCCCGCTCGCGGTCACCCGGCGGCTCGCACCCGACCGGACCCACCGCACGGGCGTCCTCGTGCTGCACCCCGGCGGACCCGGCAACTCCGGTGTGGACTTCGCCCGTGACAGCTACGACGCGCTCCCCGCCTCCCTGCGCGAAGCCTTCGACGTCGTCGGGTACGACATGCGCGGGGTGGGGCGCAGCGGACAGGTGGAGTGCTGGAACGACCGGGAGTACGCCGCCGCCGTCGACGCGGCACGCGGCGTCCCCGGACCCGGGGCCCTGCGGGGCGCCGTCCGCCAGGGCCTGGACTTCGCGAGCGCCTGCCGGCAACGGTCCGGTGACCTCGTACCGTTCATCGGCACCGGCTCGAACGCCGGGGACATCGACCTCCTCCGCCAGGCCCTCGGCGAGGAGGCGCTGACCTTCTACGGCCGCTCCTTCGGCAGCTACGTCGGCACCGTGTACGCGGCCCGGTTCCCCCGGCGCGTGCGCGCCATGGTCCTGGACGGGGCCTACGATCCGCGGCGCTACGCCGAAGTGCCGTACGCCTACGACGCCGCGCAGTTCGAGGCCCTCGACGCGGCGGTCGGCCGGTTCCTGGACTGGTGCGCGCGCAGCGCCACCACCTGCGGATTCGGCGAGGGAAATCCCCGACGGGCCTGGGACGCGCTCGAACGGGACCTGGACGCCCACCCCCTCGTCACCGCGAGCGGACGCCGGGCGACCGGCTACACCCTCGCCTACCGGCTGATGTTCAACATCAACGCCGGCAAGGAGATCTGGCCCCACCTGGGACAGGCCCTGGAGGCGGCGCGGACGCGCCGGCCCTCGTTCCTGCTGAACCCGCCCTCACCCGCGTCGTTCGACTTCCTCAACGCCAACCTGGCCGTCGAATGCGCCGACCGGGTCTACCCGTCCGGCCGGCCGCTCCTGGGCGCCCTGGTCGGCGCCCACGTCGCCACCGCCCCCCTGCTGGGACCCCCCATCGGCCTCGGGCCGCCCACCTACGACCACAACCACGCGCCCACCTGCGCGCAGTGGCCGGCGCGGCGCCCGAGCCGTTACGAGGGCTCCTACCGCGCCGCCGGCTCCGCCCCGATCCTGGTCCTCGGCACGACCGGTGATCCGGACACCCCGTACCGGGACGCCGTGGCCCTCGCGGGGACCCTCGACAACGGACACCTGTTGACCTTCGCCGCCGAAGGACACACCGCCTACAACCGGAGCGAGTGCGTCAGCACCCTCGTCACGGCCTACCTCGCCACCCTGGCCCTGCCCGCACGGGGCACCGTCTGCGCCGACGAGACGCCCCCGGACGCCCTCGGCCGCAACAGGGCGGGCATCGAGGTCGACGAGACGCGCGACAGGATCCCCACCCCCCGTCTTTTCGATGGGCGGGCCGCTGACGCGCTGCGATGA
- a CDS encoding TetR/AcrR family transcriptional regulator — protein MTPGTRRPAPVRRDALRNRELLLAAARKAFAAEGLEIPLDEIARRAGVGNATLYRNFPTRAALIDAVFQDALLDTIAAGDEARRAADPWAGLAGYLEAVFTVLATDRGANDLMTTAIEGVTSLDSVHAHNHETITLLVDGAQRAGAMRPDVTVEDVLLGLATLGRSVPSLAVAGPPHAWRRQLALFLDGLRAGERPTAELPAPGMTAQDLAAVLLDLGPHRQG, from the coding sequence ATGACACCGGGCACCCGACGGCCCGCGCCGGTACGGCGCGACGCACTGCGCAACCGCGAGCTGCTCCTGGCCGCCGCGCGCAAGGCCTTCGCCGCGGAGGGCCTGGAGATCCCCCTCGACGAGATCGCCCGCCGGGCAGGCGTCGGCAACGCCACGCTGTACCGCAACTTCCCCACCCGCGCCGCCCTGATCGACGCGGTGTTCCAGGACGCCCTGCTGGACACCATCGCGGCCGGAGACGAGGCGCGGCGCGCGGCGGACCCGTGGGCCGGGCTGGCCGGCTACCTGGAGGCGGTCTTCACCGTACTGGCCACCGACCGCGGTGCGAACGACCTGATGACCACCGCCATCGAGGGCGTGACCTCCCTCGATTCCGTCCACGCCCACAACCACGAAACCATCACCCTGCTGGTGGACGGCGCCCAACGGGCCGGTGCCATGCGCCCCGACGTCACCGTCGAGGACGTGCTCCTGGGCCTGGCCACGCTCGGACGCTCCGTTCCCTCCCTCGCCGTCGCGGGACCTCCGCACGCATGGCGCCGGCAACTGGCGCTGTTCCTCGACGGCCTGCGGGCCGGGGAGCGCCCCACGGCGGAACTGCCCGCCCCGGGCATGACCGCGCAGGACCTGGCGGCCGTCCTCCTCGACCTCGGCCCGCACCGCCAGGGCTGA
- a CDS encoding glycosyltransferase has protein sequence MRVLLTAWGSRGDVEPLAALAVELRARGAQVRVCAPPDEEFAALLARVGVPLVPLGPTVRSVVAGTEPPTAKDAFRLAPELVAARFDALTAAAEGCDALVAAGLMPAGARDVAEKLGIRYVYACFHIFGIPSRHFPPGSRPGTASPPDETDNRVLWEQDARRVDALYGEAVARHRASIGLPPVDNVRDHVFTDRPWLAADATLCPSRGMTDLDVVQTGAWILPDGRPLPDGLRAFLDAGAPPVYVGFGSMAAHAPKDIARVAVEAVRAHGRRVLLARGWADLAPIDDADDCFVVGEVNQQALFPRVAAVVHHGGAGTTTAAARAGAPQVVVPRIADQPYWAERVAELGIGSAHHDPTPTVDSLSAALSTALAAETRTRARAVASTLRADGAAVAAGLLLDAAGPGRPPAAA, from the coding sequence GTGCGTGTGTTGTTGACGGCGTGGGGATCGCGCGGGGACGTCGAACCGCTGGCGGCACTGGCGGTGGAACTGCGGGCGCGCGGTGCGCAGGTGCGCGTGTGCGCGCCGCCCGACGAGGAGTTCGCGGCGCTGCTGGCGCGCGTCGGGGTGCCGCTGGTGCCGCTCGGCCCGACGGTGCGCTCGGTGGTGGCCGGTACGGAGCCGCCGACGGCGAAGGACGCGTTCCGGCTCGCCCCTGAGCTGGTCGCCGCGCGCTTCGACGCCCTGACCGCGGCGGCGGAGGGGTGCGACGCGCTGGTGGCGGCCGGTCTGATGCCGGCCGGCGCGCGGGACGTGGCCGAGAAGCTGGGCATCCGTTACGTGTACGCCTGCTTCCACATCTTCGGCATCCCCTCGCGGCACTTCCCGCCCGGGTCCCGGCCGGGCACGGCGTCCCCGCCGGACGAGACCGACAACCGGGTGCTGTGGGAACAGGACGCCCGGAGGGTGGACGCGCTGTACGGCGAGGCGGTGGCCCGCCATCGGGCGTCGATCGGTCTGCCACCGGTGGACAACGTCCGCGACCACGTCTTCACCGACCGGCCGTGGCTGGCGGCGGACGCGACCCTGTGCCCCTCGCGGGGCATGACGGACCTCGACGTCGTGCAGACCGGGGCGTGGATCCTGCCCGACGGGCGTCCGCTCCCCGATGGGCTGCGGGCGTTCCTGGACGCCGGCGCGCCGCCCGTGTACGTGGGCTTCGGCAGCATGGCCGCGCACGCCCCGAAGGACATCGCCCGAGTGGCCGTCGAAGCCGTCCGCGCGCACGGCCGCCGCGTGCTCCTGGCCCGTGGCTGGGCGGACCTCGCCCCCATCGACGACGCCGACGACTGCTTCGTGGTCGGCGAGGTCAACCAGCAGGCCCTGTTCCCCCGGGTGGCGGCCGTCGTGCACCACGGGGGCGCGGGCACCACCACGGCGGCGGCGCGGGCCGGCGCGCCCCAGGTGGTGGTCCCCCGGATCGCGGACCAGCCGTACTGGGCCGAACGGGTCGCCGAGCTCGGCATCGGCTCGGCCCACCACGATCCGACTCCGACCGTCGACTCGCTGTCGGCCGCGCTGTCCACGGCCCTGGCCGCCGAGACCCGTACACGGGCGCGGGCCGTGGCCTCCACCCTCCGCGCCGACGGGGCGGCCGTGGCCGCGGGACTGCTGCTCGACGCGGCGGGCCCGGGAAGGCCGCCCGCGGCCGCCTGA
- a CDS encoding transglycosylase SLT domain-containing protein has product MSNAVIRRIAASKKTLAGTVLALGVAGSMLATVPAQAAPMNAKAIAQQMIKDPAQFAAFDKIVSHESGWDFTATNASSGAYGLVQALPASKMASAGSDWKSNPATQIKWGLDYMNSRYGSPVGAWNFWQNNHWY; this is encoded by the coding sequence GTGTCCAACGCAGTCATCCGCCGCATCGCCGCTTCGAAGAAGACCCTCGCGGGTACCGTCCTCGCCCTGGGTGTCGCCGGTTCGATGCTGGCCACGGTTCCCGCGCAGGCCGCCCCGATGAACGCCAAGGCGATCGCGCAGCAGATGATCAAGGACCCGGCGCAGTTCGCGGCCTTCGACAAGATCGTCTCTCACGAGAGCGGCTGGGACTTCACCGCGACGAACGCCTCCTCGGGCGCCTACGGCCTGGTCCAGGCCCTGCCGGCCTCGAAGATGGCCTCGGCGGGCTCGGACTGGAAGTCCAACCCGGCCACCCAGATCAAGTGGGGCCTGGACTACATGAACTCCCGCTACGGCAGCCCCGTCGGCGCCTGGAACTTCTGGCAGAACAACCACTGGTACTAA